A single genomic interval of Croceibacter atlanticus HTCC2559 harbors:
- a CDS encoding YeeE/YedE family protein, whose amino-acid sequence MYWIYQPWPWYVAGPLIALVMFVLLLVGKQFGMSSNLRTACAAVGAGKAADFFKFDWKAERWNLMVVLGAIIGGFIASNYMSDNTVEINPEIAQQLSNDYQIESAGEAYLPPEIFSTDALGDPFIIAILLIGGLLVGFGARYAGGCTSGHAISGLSNLQLPSLIAVIGFFIGGLVMIHLIYPLIF is encoded by the coding sequence ATGTATTGGATTTACCAACCCTGGCCTTGGTATGTGGCGGGACCACTTATTGCCCTTGTAATGTTTGTTTTACTGCTTGTTGGAAAACAATTTGGGATGTCTTCAAACCTACGTACAGCATGTGCTGCTGTGGGTGCAGGAAAGGCAGCAGATTTTTTTAAATTTGATTGGAAAGCAGAACGCTGGAATTTAATGGTCGTACTGGGTGCGATTATCGGTGGTTTTATAGCATCTAATTATATGAGCGACAATACAGTTGAAATTAATCCTGAAATCGCACAACAACTTTCAAATGATTATCAAATAGAGAGCGCGGGTGAGGCTTATTTACCACCTGAAATTTTTTCGACAGACGCGCTTGGTGACCCTTTTATAATTGCCATATTATTAATAGGTGGTTTATTAGTCGGTTTTGGAGCACGTTATGCAGGTGGTTGTACATCAGGTCACGCCATTTCTGGATTAAGTAATTTGCAATTACCATCGTTGATTGCCGTGATAGGCTTCTTTATCGGAGGCCTAGTAATGATTCATTTAATATATCCTTTAATATTTTAA
- a CDS encoding HYC_CC_PP family protein — protein sequence MKQFIHKSMAILMACVVLFTTMSFTVDMHYCGDTLVDFSFFQSAETCGMEKEQSSIGCENPMLTKNSCCSDEQLIIEGQDNLKQDFTKLTFEQQTFIAAFTYSYINLFEGTESKEVPFNDYPRPFVKRNVQVLHQTFLI from the coding sequence ATGAAACAATTCATTCACAAATCAATGGCAATCTTAATGGCTTGCGTGGTACTCTTTACTACGATGTCGTTTACTGTAGATATGCACTATTGTGGTGATACATTAGTAGATTTTTCATTTTTCCAATCAGCAGAAACCTGTGGAATGGAAAAAGAGCAGTCAAGTATAGGTTGTGAAAATCCGATGCTTACCAAAAATTCCTGTTGCTCGGATGAGCAATTAATTATTGAAGGACAGGATAATTTAAAGCAAGACTTTACTAAGTTAACCTTTGAGCAGCAAACGTTCATCGCTGCTTTTACATATTCTTATATAAACCTTTTTGAAGGAACAGAATCTAAAGAAGTTCCTTTCAACGATTACCCGCGACCCTTTGTCAAACGGAATGTGCAAGTGCTGCACCAGACTTTCTTAATTTGA
- a CDS encoding RteC domain-containing protein, which yields MEAALNKLLNQFINIIEEHYSINQINLPIISIAIDCCEKHIIDIRKVFGTYNFDSTNAEVKFFKYQKPVIYGHLKYYLHIQSYLIYKGSGSITQQRQLVDNNIKKLKKGLKPFAEFVTYCKQGRSELDEYYYLRKNKSLWPITYRSACIYDPDFSTSHDELRAEIVAYDLIMKFYEKELETLRIKELNAYVVDSSNENKFNLEWTSNKIDLVELIYALQTSRAIQNGKISITTLANVFGTVFNTDLSNIHRTYVELKSRKKDRCKFMKYLMVALENRVITEES from the coding sequence ATGGAGGCAGCTCTAAATAAACTACTTAATCAATTTATAAATATTATAGAAGAACACTATAGTATAAATCAAATTAACCTACCTATAATATCAATAGCAATTGATTGTTGTGAAAAACATATCATAGATATAAGAAAAGTTTTTGGCACTTATAATTTTGATTCAACTAATGCTGAAGTTAAGTTTTTTAAATATCAAAAACCAGTCATATATGGGCATTTAAAATATTACCTACATATTCAAAGCTATCTTATTTATAAAGGCTCTGGTTCTATTACTCAACAACGGCAACTTGTAGATAATAATATTAAAAAGCTAAAAAAGGGATTAAAACCATTTGCAGAATTTGTGACCTATTGCAAACAAGGTAGAAGCGAATTAGACGAATACTATTACTTAAGAAAAAATAAAAGCCTCTGGCCAATTACGTATCGGTCAGCTTGTATTTATGATCCTGATTTTTCAACAAGTCACGACGAACTTAGAGCTGAAATTGTAGCGTATGATTTAATAATGAAGTTCTATGAGAAAGAACTGGAAACCTTAAGAATCAAAGAACTAAATGCCTATGTAGTAGATTCAAGCAATGAAAACAAATTTAACCTTGAGTGGACGTCCAATAAAATAGATTTAGTGGAGCTCATTTATGCTCTTCAAACATCTAGAGCTATTCAGAATGGTAAAATAAGTATAACCACATTGGCAAACGTTTTTGGGACAGTATTCAACACAGATTTATCTAATATTCATAGAACGTATGTCGAATTAAAATCAAGAAAAAAGGATAGATGTAAATTTATGAAATATTTAATGGTAGCTCTTGAAAATAGAGTCATTACAGAAGAATCTTAA
- a CDS encoding TolC family protein, with protein sequence MKKLKYILVFLFVSAFAKAQQLQSYIKEAEANNPEIQAFELRYNIAEEKVNEANWIPNTEVSAGYFVSEPETRVGAQRARIGVKQMLPWFGTITARENYATAMADAEYVDITIAKRKLALSVAQSYYSLYSIRAKQAVLDENIQLLQTYEQLALTSVEVGKASAVDVLRLQIRQNELQQQKEVLEEEFTAEQTAFNNLLNRESMMTVDVVPEMEIPQEDPFYDNEALALNPELLKYDKLYESVAQSELLNQRESLPMIGFGVDYLPVTERSDVNFSDNGKDVLMPMVSISIPIFNSRYKSISKQNELRQQEIETQREQRLNVLESAFAKAQSQRNQARIAYYTQERNLKQAQDAEEILVKNYETGTIDFNDVLDIQELQLKFQMNQIESVQMYYVQSAIINYLIN encoded by the coding sequence ATGAAGAAATTAAAATATATACTGGTGTTCTTGTTTGTTTCCGCTTTCGCGAAAGCGCAACAATTACAATCCTACATTAAGGAAGCCGAAGCGAACAATCCAGAAATTCAAGCCTTTGAACTGCGCTATAATATTGCCGAAGAAAAGGTAAATGAAGCCAACTGGATTCCAAATACCGAAGTGAGTGCCGGCTATTTTGTGAGTGAGCCTGAAACCAGAGTCGGTGCGCAACGTGCACGAATAGGCGTAAAACAGATGTTGCCGTGGTTCGGTACTATTACAGCTCGTGAAAATTATGCCACCGCAATGGCAGATGCTGAATATGTGGACATCACGATTGCAAAGCGCAAGCTCGCACTTTCGGTCGCACAATCCTATTATAGCCTGTATTCTATACGTGCCAAGCAAGCTGTGCTGGATGAAAATATACAGCTATTGCAAACCTATGAGCAACTTGCACTCACGTCTGTAGAAGTAGGTAAAGCGAGTGCCGTAGATGTGTTGCGACTTCAAATACGGCAAAATGAGTTACAGCAACAAAAGGAAGTTTTGGAAGAAGAATTTACGGCAGAACAAACAGCTTTTAACAATTTGCTCAACCGTGAATCAATGATGACTGTTGACGTAGTTCCAGAAATGGAAATTCCGCAGGAAGACCCTTTTTATGACAATGAAGCGCTGGCGCTCAATCCTGAACTGCTCAAATACGATAAACTTTATGAATCTGTGGCACAATCTGAACTACTCAACCAGCGTGAAAGCTTACCTATGATTGGTTTTGGTGTGGATTACTTGCCCGTAACCGAACGTAGCGATGTTAACTTCAGCGATAATGGGAAAGATGTATTGATGCCAATGGTGTCGATTTCTATACCCATTTTCAATAGCCGCTACAAATCCATTTCAAAACAAAATGAACTGCGACAGCAAGAAATAGAGACCCAAAGGGAACAGCGATTGAATGTGCTGGAATCCGCTTTCGCGAAAGCGCAATCACAACGCAACCAAGCTCGCATTGCTTACTACACACAAGAACGCAATCTAAAACAAGCCCAAGATGCCGAAGAAATTCTGGTAAAAAATTATGAAACTGGCACTATCGATTTTAACGATGTGCTGGACATTCAGGAATTGCAGTTGAAGTTTCAGATGAATCAAATCGAGTCGGTGCAAATGTACTATGTACAATCGGCCATTATTAACTATCTAATCAATTAA
- a CDS encoding helix-turn-helix domain-containing protein, translating into MVKDFYIKNMVCDRCIKVLRDVLDKQTIELLQIELGRLRLNIESDDEIEKLKTLLESNGFSLIGSTEEKLTEQVKVELIKALQKLPLELDKKLSAHLADALGHEYSKISKVFSITEGITIEKYFIKLKIEKVKELVQAKELNFTEMAQLLDYSHINHLSGQFKSETGMSLTEYKSQQKNFRNSLDKIV; encoded by the coding sequence ATGGTCAAGGATTTTTACATAAAAAATATGGTATGTGATAGATGCATCAAGGTTTTAAGGGATGTACTGGATAAACAAACTATCGAATTGTTACAAATCGAATTGGGTCGTTTGCGCCTAAACATCGAGAGCGATGATGAAATCGAAAAATTGAAAACTTTACTTGAAAGTAATGGATTTTCCCTAATTGGCAGTACCGAAGAAAAACTCACAGAGCAGGTTAAGGTAGAACTGATTAAAGCATTACAAAAATTGCCTTTGGAACTCGATAAGAAATTATCCGCTCACTTAGCCGATGCATTGGGTCACGAGTATTCTAAAATCAGTAAGGTCTTTTCAATTACCGAAGGCATTACCATTGAGAAGTACTTCATCAAATTGAAAATAGAAAAGGTAAAGGAACTGGTACAGGCCAAGGAACTCAACTTTACAGAAATGGCACAGCTGCTCGATTATAGCCATATCAACCATTTGAGTGGCCAGTTTAAAAGCGAAACGGGTATGAGCCTGACCGAGTATAAATCACAACAGAAAAACTTTAGGAATTCATTGGACAAAATTGTATAG
- a CDS encoding efflux RND transporter permease subunit produces the protein MLNKSIKFLIENKLVAVLLLALFVGWGVVNAPFNWETGFLPTDPVAVDAIPDIGENQQIVFTKWQGRSPQDIEDQITYPLTTSLLGIPGVKTIRSSSMFGFSSIYIIFEEDIEFYWSRSRILEKLNSLPANLLPDGVNPSLGPDATGLGQIFWYTLEGRDKDGNVTGGWDLQELRSIQDYYVKYGLSSASGVSEVASIGGYVQEYQVDIDPEKMRQYNVSMGDVVKAVKQSNQDIGAQTLEINQAEYLVRGLGYVKSIADIEDAVVDSENFTSIRIKDVANVHLGPATRRGILDKEGAEVVGGVVVARYGANPLEVINNVKAQIAEISSGLPTKTLSDGRTSQLTIVPFYDRTELIQETLGTLNEALTLEILITILVIIIMVFNLRASILISGLLPVAVLMVFITMKLFNVDANIVALSGIAIAIGTMVDVGVILAENMIRHLEDEKLRFRENGIEYTTNEIIYNATAEVSGAILTAVLTTIISFLPVFTMIGAEGKLFRPLAFTKTMALTASLIIALFLIPPIAAFLFRKTNLRERTQYVINGALVLLGILAIVYGFWLGLILIAFAITSFLKMRGTLSQKRKNLLDIIISSVAIVFLLATYWRPLGFDRSVVMNLIFVSIICFGLLGVFSIFRIYYERILRWALQNRYLFLIVPATVLTLGILIMRNTGKEFMPALNEGSFLLMPTSLPHAGVEENKRVLQQLDMAVASIPEIETVVGKAGRTESALDPAPLSMYENVIQYKSEYMRNTSGERQRYKVNDDGLFVLKNDKFIINPNNEIDDNVNYAETSLKTTATREELIEDDDGEYYRNWRPDIESPDDIWNEIVRVTKLPGVTSAPKLQPIETRLVMLQTGMRAPMGIKVKGPDLKSIENFGLELEDILKQAEGVKEQAVFADRIVGKPYLLIDIKRDQLARYGISIMDVQEILQVAVGGMPLTQTVEGRERYAVRVRYPRELRANPDDLKNIYVPVEKGSPVPLGELVDIRYEQGPQVIKSEDTFLIGYVLFDKLDGYAEVDVVENAQALIQENIDNGSLVVPQGVSYRFTGTYENQLRAEKTLSVVVPLCLLVIFLILYFQFRSVSTSLMVFTAIAVAFAGGFIMIWLYGQDWFFNFGFFGENLRDLFNMKTINLSVAVWVGFIALFGIATDDGVVMATYLDQSFKSNEPDNKKGIRLATLEAAGKRIRPCLMTTVTTVLALLPVLTSTGKGSDIMIPMAIPIFGGMIIDVTSYFLLPVLYSWKKEYQLKKANR, from the coding sequence ATGCTGAATAAGAGCATTAAATTTCTCATAGAAAACAAACTTGTTGCCGTTCTACTACTCGCCCTATTTGTGGGTTGGGGCGTGGTCAACGCACCCTTTAATTGGGAAACGGGCTTTTTGCCTACAGACCCAGTTGCCGTTGATGCCATACCTGATATTGGCGAGAACCAGCAAATTGTTTTTACCAAGTGGCAAGGGCGTTCGCCACAGGATATTGAAGACCAAATCACATATCCGCTTACCACTTCCCTTCTTGGTATTCCAGGCGTAAAAACTATTCGTAGTTCTTCTATGTTTGGATTTTCCAGCATCTATATCATTTTTGAAGAAGACATCGAGTTCTACTGGTCACGTAGTCGCATACTCGAAAAACTGAACTCACTTCCTGCAAACCTCTTACCTGATGGTGTCAATCCATCTCTTGGGCCAGATGCCACAGGTCTCGGACAGATATTTTGGTACACGCTGGAAGGTCGTGATAAAGACGGCAACGTAACTGGCGGATGGGATTTACAGGAATTGCGTAGCATACAGGATTACTATGTGAAATATGGATTGTCATCGGCAAGTGGTGTTTCTGAAGTAGCTTCCATAGGTGGCTATGTTCAGGAATACCAAGTGGACATTGATCCAGAAAAAATGCGCCAGTACAATGTGAGTATGGGCGATGTGGTTAAAGCCGTCAAACAGAGCAATCAAGATATAGGCGCACAAACGCTCGAAATCAATCAAGCCGAATACCTCGTACGCGGATTGGGTTACGTCAAGTCCATCGCAGATATCGAAGATGCGGTGGTAGATTCTGAAAATTTCACTTCCATCCGCATCAAAGATGTGGCTAATGTTCATTTAGGGCCAGCGACAAGACGTGGTATTCTCGATAAGGAAGGCGCCGAAGTCGTAGGTGGTGTCGTGGTCGCTCGCTACGGTGCAAATCCGCTGGAAGTCATCAATAATGTCAAGGCTCAAATTGCCGAAATAAGCTCTGGACTTCCCACAAAAACTTTATCAGATGGACGCACTTCGCAACTAACCATCGTGCCGTTTTACGACCGTACCGAACTCATTCAGGAAACGTTGGGCACGCTCAATGAAGCCCTGACTTTGGAAATCCTGATTACCATTCTGGTCATCATCATAATGGTATTCAACCTACGTGCATCTATCCTCATATCTGGGTTGTTGCCGGTTGCCGTCCTTATGGTTTTTATCACGATGAAGCTCTTTAATGTAGATGCAAATATCGTCGCCCTTTCAGGTATTGCCATTGCCATCGGTACAATGGTGGACGTGGGCGTAATACTCGCCGAAAATATGATTAGGCACTTGGAAGATGAGAAATTACGCTTTCGAGAAAACGGAATAGAATACACCACCAACGAAATCATCTACAACGCAACTGCCGAAGTTTCTGGTGCTATACTAACAGCTGTACTAACGACCATAATTAGTTTCCTGCCCGTATTTACAATGATAGGTGCCGAAGGAAAACTGTTTCGCCCGCTGGCCTTTACCAAAACAATGGCACTCACGGCATCGCTCATTATTGCGCTGTTTCTCATTCCACCCATTGCGGCATTCCTTTTCCGTAAGACGAATTTGCGTGAACGGACACAGTACGTCATCAATGGCGCACTTGTTTTATTGGGAATTCTCGCCATCGTTTACGGCTTTTGGTTAGGACTAATTCTAATCGCCTTTGCCATCACATCATTTTTAAAGATGCGCGGTACGCTTTCGCAAAAGCGCAAAAACCTGCTTGACATCATCATTTCATCGGTTGCCATAGTGTTCTTGCTCGCTACGTATTGGCGACCATTGGGCTTTGACCGAAGCGTAGTAATGAACCTAATATTTGTTTCCATTATCTGTTTTGGACTGCTCGGTGTATTCTCAATTTTCAGGATATACTACGAGCGTATTTTGCGATGGGCACTTCAAAACCGATATCTATTCTTAATAGTTCCGGCTACGGTGCTCACGCTCGGTATTCTCATAATGCGAAATACGGGCAAAGAGTTTATGCCAGCGCTTAATGAAGGCTCGTTCCTGCTGATGCCTACATCCTTGCCACACGCAGGTGTTGAAGAAAACAAGCGTGTACTACAACAGCTCGATATGGCGGTGGCAAGCATCCCTGAAATCGAAACTGTAGTAGGAAAAGCGGGAAGAACCGAAAGCGCACTCGACCCAGCACCGCTCTCGATGTATGAGAATGTCATTCAGTATAAATCTGAATATATGCGAAATACATCTGGCGAGCGACAACGTTACAAGGTCAATGACGATGGATTGTTTGTACTGAAAAACGATAAATTCATTATCAATCCGAATAATGAAATAGATGATAATGTCAACTATGCCGAAACATCGCTAAAAACGACTGCTACACGCGAAGAGTTGATTGAAGATGACGATGGCGAGTACTACCGAAACTGGCGACCGGACATTGAAAGTCCTGATGATATTTGGAACGAGATTGTACGAGTGACCAAATTACCAGGCGTGACATCGGCACCCAAGTTGCAACCCATCGAAACGAGATTGGTAATGCTACAAACGGGAATGCGTGCGCCTATGGGCATCAAGGTAAAAGGTCCCGATTTAAAGTCCATAGAAAACTTTGGACTGGAATTGGAAGACATTCTCAAACAAGCCGAAGGCGTTAAGGAACAAGCTGTTTTTGCAGACCGTATCGTGGGCAAGCCGTACCTACTCATAGATATTAAGCGAGACCAATTGGCTCGATATGGCATATCCATAATGGATGTTCAGGAAATTCTTCAAGTGGCAGTTGGTGGTATGCCACTCACACAAACCGTGGAAGGTCGTGAACGCTATGCCGTGCGCGTGCGCTATCCAAGAGAGTTACGGGCAAATCCGGACGACCTTAAAAACATCTATGTTCCTGTTGAAAAAGGAAGTCCTGTACCGCTGGGCGAATTGGTAGATATTCGCTACGAGCAAGGACCACAGGTCATTAAAAGTGAAGACACTTTTCTTATTGGCTACGTGCTATTTGACAAACTCGACGGCTATGCCGAAGTGGATGTGGTAGAAAATGCCCAAGCGCTGATTCAAGAAAATATTGATAACGGTTCGCTGGTCGTACCACAAGGCGTGAGCTATCGCTTTACGGGAACCTATGAAAATCAGTTACGAGCAGAAAAAACGCTATCGGTTGTCGTACCGCTTTGTTTGCTGGTTATTTTCTTGATTTTGTATTTCCAATTCAGGTCGGTTTCCACATCGCTTATGGTGTTTACCGCAATCGCCGTGGCCTTTGCTGGTGGCTTTATAATGATATGGCTATACGGACAAGATTGGTTTTTCAATTTCGGCTTTTTTGGCGAAAATCTGCGGGATTTGTTCAATATGAAAACCATCAATTTAAGTGTAGCCGTTTGGGTAGGTTTTATCGCCCTATTTGGTATTGCTACGGATGATGGCGTGGTAATGGCCACCTATTTAGACCAATCTTTCAAAAGCAACGAACCAGACAATAAAAAGGGCATTCGTCTCGCCACTTTGGAAGCCGCAGGTAAACGTATTCGTCCGTGTTTGATGACTACTGTAACTACGGTACTGGCACTACTTCCCGTACTTACATCCACAGGCAAGGGAAGCGATATAATGATACCGATGGCGATACCCATTTTTGGCGGAATGATAATCGATGTTACGTCCTATTTCCTACTGCCAGTCCTATATAGCTGGAAAAAGGAATACCAACTTAAAAAAGCAAACAGATGA
- a CDS encoding DoxX family protein, translating to MTTKILISRRSIQLLRILVSGIFLVAGFNHLLNIEKTAQRIEKASFKGIAYFFGEPQWLIIISGIVMISAGFIFLIGYKTKWAAIVLMAVLIPITLTVQVGQITTLGPLFKNIAILGGLLFFILNDTNNHLK from the coding sequence ATGACGACAAAAATTTTAATAAGCCGTCGTTCCATACAACTATTACGCATATTGGTGAGCGGCATATTTCTCGTTGCAGGTTTTAATCACTTGCTTAACATAGAGAAAACTGCCCAACGTATTGAAAAAGCCAGTTTTAAGGGTATTGCCTATTTCTTTGGCGAACCTCAATGGCTAATCATTATTTCTGGTATCGTAATGATATCAGCAGGTTTTATATTCTTGATAGGATATAAAACCAAATGGGCAGCAATAGTTTTGATGGCGGTTTTAATACCCATCACTTTAACGGTTCAAGTAGGGCAAATTACAACCCTTGGACCACTCTTTAAAAATATAGCAATTCTTGGTGGACTTCTTTTTTTTATACTGAATGACACTAATAACCATTTAAAATAA
- a CDS encoding DUF6691 family protein — translation MRYITYLVIGIFFGIIMFKSEAASWFRIYEMFQFGSFHMYGIIGSALVLGIIGIQVIKRKNIKPLNGSEMSLKPKNKSIIRYLVGGIIFGLGWALAGACPGPMYVLAGAGYASILVVIFGAIAGTFLYGLIKEKLPH, via the coding sequence ATGAGATACATCACATATTTAGTAATTGGTATTTTTTTCGGTATCATAATGTTTAAATCTGAAGCGGCTTCGTGGTTCCGCATATATGAAATGTTTCAGTTTGGAAGTTTTCATATGTACGGAATTATAGGTTCAGCCTTGGTTCTTGGAATTATTGGGATTCAAGTAATTAAACGTAAGAATATAAAGCCGCTAAACGGAAGCGAAATGAGCTTAAAACCTAAAAATAAAAGCATAATACGCTATTTAGTAGGTGGTATAATTTTCGGTCTGGGCTGGGCTTTGGCAGGTGCTTGTCCTGGTCCTATGTATGTACTTGCAGGCGCGGGTTATGCTTCAATTCTTGTAGTAATATTTGGTGCAATTGCTGGCACTTTTTTATATGGTCTAATAAAGGAGAAGTTACCACATTAA
- a CDS encoding multicopper oxidase domain-containing protein gives MKYKITLLLTMLITFGAKAQLVANETEENVDNWPERIYDLTIDYKTVNFTGKDVQAMTINGGIPGPNLEFNEGEFAIINVTNKMDVETSVHWHGMILPNFHDGVPYLTTPPIRPGETFQYKFALKQSGTYWYHSHTGLQEQRGVYGSLQINPKETDLEYDKDLVLVLSDWVDENPQSQLKNLKRGNEWYLIKKGQVQSLDKLIAQGAVGAKLKMAWQRMPDMAISDNYFDKFFINGGTSQEYPDFQPGERVRLRFVNAAAASYFWLTFGGEDPMLVSADGLDVVPVEHNKTLIGVAETYDFIVTIPESGKLQVRATAQDGSGEASAFIGTGNVLEAPVVPEPNLIKNMKQMMSMGMKMGAPASKFNPSKNDSIQVMEKYKMDMGGMQMNSMSMMDDNMKKGEMEMDSTKMAHTKMDHSKMDMKDDKMKMSKSEMKMNKGKANMKMDGGMDMGEMKMGYMVPKDKVVGDNMKTGGNPEFNYNYLRAKEPTEFENDKPVKEMLFNLTGNMNRYVWSINGVPLSETDKIKIEQGEVVRITLNNLTMMHHPMHLHGHFFRVLNENGEYSPLKHTVNVAPMQKVVFEFAADETGDWFFHCHILYHMMSGMARVFSYDTPRDERLEGYPLTNLTNEADHIFTWGEITAASHMTELYATATNIRNQFALRGEYGWNKNLEAEFTYERYLNDYFRVFGGVNVENEGEDSLEEINTTAIAGVRWLMPLLINSDFRIDSKLRPQISFSTGFMIFPHLGIYGEYEYQMDFGWDGKLPEGQDFEEETTWQVGLEYVLSRDFSLMGSYDNRFGAGGGLSLRF, from the coding sequence ATGAAATATAAAATCACATTACTTCTAACAATGCTTATCACTTTTGGTGCAAAAGCCCAATTGGTAGCGAATGAAACTGAAGAAAATGTTGACAACTGGCCAGAACGGATTTATGACCTTACTATAGATTATAAAACCGTAAACTTTACGGGCAAGGATGTACAGGCAATGACCATTAATGGTGGCATACCTGGTCCCAATCTCGAGTTCAACGAAGGCGAGTTTGCCATTATCAACGTTACCAATAAAATGGATGTGGAAACATCTGTCCATTGGCACGGGATGATATTACCTAATTTCCACGATGGCGTACCGTATTTGACCACACCACCTATCCGTCCAGGGGAAACCTTTCAATACAAGTTTGCATTGAAACAATCTGGAACCTATTGGTATCATTCCCATACTGGGTTACAGGAACAACGTGGGGTGTATGGTTCATTACAGATAAATCCAAAGGAAACCGATTTAGAATATGACAAAGATTTGGTCTTAGTGCTTTCGGATTGGGTAGATGAAAATCCACAATCTCAACTTAAAAATTTGAAGCGTGGCAATGAGTGGTATTTAATTAAAAAAGGTCAGGTTCAAAGTCTGGATAAATTAATTGCCCAAGGCGCAGTAGGTGCCAAGTTAAAGATGGCGTGGCAACGTATGCCAGATATGGCTATTTCAGATAATTATTTTGACAAGTTTTTTATCAATGGTGGTACTTCACAGGAATATCCAGATTTTCAGCCCGGCGAGCGCGTGAGGCTTCGATTTGTAAACGCAGCCGCAGCGTCTTATTTCTGGCTCACATTTGGTGGCGAAGACCCAATGCTCGTATCTGCCGATGGACTTGATGTGGTTCCAGTAGAACATAACAAAACTTTGATTGGCGTTGCCGAAACCTATGATTTTATAGTGACGATTCCAGAAAGTGGAAAACTTCAAGTAAGAGCTACGGCACAGGATGGTTCTGGCGAAGCTTCGGCATTTATAGGAACTGGAAATGTACTGGAAGCACCTGTAGTTCCAGAACCTAATCTTATAAAGAATATGAAGCAAATGATGTCTATGGGTATGAAGATGGGCGCACCTGCTTCAAAATTTAATCCTTCAAAAAACGATTCCATTCAAGTAATGGAAAAGTACAAAATGGATATGGGCGGAATGCAGATGAATAGTATGTCTATGATGGATGATAATATGAAAAAGGGTGAAATGGAAATGGATTCTACCAAGATGGCTCACACTAAAATGGACCATTCTAAAATGGATATGAAGGATGATAAAATGAAAATGTCCAAGTCAGAAATGAAGATGAACAAAGGCAAGGCCAATATGAAAATGGATGGCGGTATGGATATGGGCGAAATGAAAATGGGATATATGGTGCCAAAAGATAAAGTGGTAGGCGATAATATGAAAACGGGTGGTAATCCCGAGTTCAATTACAACTACTTAAGGGCTAAAGAACCTACCGAATTTGAAAACGATAAGCCCGTAAAGGAAATGCTTTTCAACCTTACAGGAAATATGAACCGCTACGTCTGGTCTATCAACGGTGTGCCCCTTTCAGAAACAGATAAGATAAAAATCGAGCAAGGCGAAGTCGTGCGTATCACACTTAACAATCTCACGATGATGCACCACCCTATGCACTTGCACGGCCACTTCTTTAGAGTATTGAACGAGAACGGTGAGTATTCACCACTAAAGCATACTGTTAACGTGGCACCAATGCAAAAAGTCGTATTTGAGTTTGCCGCTGATGAAACTGGTGATTGGTTTTTCCATTGTCACATCCTTTATCATATGATGAGCGGTATGGCAAGGGTTTTCAGTTACGATACACCTCGTGACGAACGATTAGAAGGCTACCCACTTACTAACCTTACCAACGAAGCAGACCACATATTCACTTGGGGCGAAATCACGGCTGCAAGTCATATGACCGAGCTTTACGCTACTGCAACAAATATCAGAAATCAATTTGCGCTAAGGGGCGAATATGGATGGAACAAAAATCTGGAAGCCGAGTTTACCTACGAGCGCTATCTCAATGATTACTTCCGAGTTTTTGGTGGTGTAAATGTAGAGAATGAAGGTGAGGACAGCCTTGAAGAAATAAACACAACCGCTATTGCTGGTGTACGATGGTTAATGCCATTGCTCATTAATTCAGATTTCAGAATTGACAGCAAACTGCGTCCACAGATAAGTTTTAGTACGGGCTTTATGATTTTTCCCCACCTTGGAATTTATGGCGAGTATGAATACCAGATGGACTTTGGCTGGGACGGCAAATTACCCGAAGGTCAGGACTTTGAAGAAGAAACCACGTGGCAAGTTGGACTTGAATACGTATTGAGCCGTGACTTCTCATTAATGGGAAGCTATGACAACCGCTTTGGCGCTGGTGGTGGACTCTCATTAAGATTTTAG